In Mobula birostris isolate sMobBir1 chromosome 2, sMobBir1.hap1, whole genome shotgun sequence, the genomic stretch agcggagtgacatttgcaatcttccagtcctccggaaccatgccagaatctattgacttttgaaagatcattgctaatgcctccgcaatttccacagctacttcctccaGAACACAAGGTTGCATTCCATCTGGCccgggagatttatccacctttagactattcagcttcctgagtactttctctgtcgtaattgtgactgcgcacacttctcttccctgccacccttgagtgtccggtgtactgactgatgcaaaatactcgtttagttcctccgccatctccttatctcccattacaatttctccagcatcattttctatcagtcctatatctactctcacctgtcttttactctttgtatacttgaaaaagcttttagtatcctctgatATTTTTTGCAAGCTTCCTAttatagttcatcttttccctcttaatgaccttcttagtttccttttgcaagcttttgaagacttcccaatcctctgtcttcccactaatttttgcttccttgtatgccctctcctttgctttaactttggctttgacttctcttgtcagccatggttgcatcctttctccattcaaaaatttcttcttttttggaatatacctgtcttgcacattcctcacttctcgcataaacaccagccactgctgctctgccatccttcccaccagtgttcctttccagtcaactttggccagttcctctctcatgccgctgtaatttcctttactccactgaaatactgacacatcagatttcggcttctctttttcaaatttcacagtgaactcaatcatgttatgatcactgcctcctaagggttccttcacttcaatctctctaatcatctttggttcattacacaatacccagtccagtacagccgatcccctagtgggctcaacaacaggctgttctaaaaagccatctcatagacattctacaaattttctcttttGAGAtgcagtgctgacctgattttcccaatccactcgcatgttaaaatctcccacagttatcataacactgcccttctgacaagccttttctatttcctgttgtaatttgtagtccacatcacggcAGCTGAtaggaggtctgtatataactgccatccgggtccttttacccctgcgatttcttagctcaacccataaagattctgcaccttccgatcctatatcacctctttctaatgatttaatatcatttcttaccaataaagccacgccaccccctctgcctaccttcctatccttccgatacaccgtgtatccttggacattcagctcccagagacatgcatcctttagccacgtctcagtgatggccacaatattatACCTgctaatctgtagctgtacgacaggATCATCcgccttattccttatgctgcgtgcatttaagtataacaccttaagaccagtatttggtactttttgctttgatttcactgcaactttattgcactgcaactcattctAATGGCTACTAATTTGCCTCATCACCtccctgtctttcctgacatctttactgctcactatcttagatttatttccccttcctccgctctatcattccagttcccatccccctgccaaattagtttaaaccctccctaaaagctctattaaaccttcccgccaggatattggtcccctttgggttcaggtgtagcccgtcctttttgaacaggtcatacttcccccagaagagatcccaatgatccaagaacctgaagccctgccccctgcactagtctctcagccacacattcatctgcctgatccgactattcttaccctcgctggcacgtggcacaggtagcaatcccaatccctggaggtcctgcttctcagctttcatcctaactcctggaaatctttcTTCAGgccctcctcctttgtcctatctatgtcattggtaccaacatgtaccaagacaactggctgctcgccctgtcccttcagaatattctggacccgatctgagacaccccgtaccctggcacctgggaggcaacacaccatgcgggtatctctatcaggctcacagaatctcctgtctgttcccctgactgtggaattccctatgactaccgcattcctcttctccctccttccctcctgcacaacagcgccaggctcagtgccagagacccggtcaccgtggccatcccctgtcaggtcatctccctcaacagcatccagaacaagatatttgttgctgagggggacagccacaggtgtgctctccactatccgggcatttcccttccctctcttgacagtcacccagttttctgacccctgtagcctaagGATGACTACCTGCCGGTAGTtcctgtctgtcacctcttcactttccctgataagcagtaggtcatcaagctgcagctccagatccctaacacggtctctgaggagctgcatctcggtgcacctgtcgcagatgtggccatcagggaggctggaggtctctcaggaatcatccttgtgaaccacctctggaccctcaaTGCCAAATTATCAAAGTGTCGTTGCAATTGGTACATGGAAAAGGTGACAGAAAGGCAAAATTAAATGCTCCATACAATGCTAATTCAATTCAGATTGAGCTGGCCAAATTGATATCAGAAATGGAAATAAATGGTCACAGCCATTGTGGATACCTTGGGGTAACACGAGCAAGGTGGATAAATGAAATCATTTGAGATAATATTATGGACCCTCCCTGTGTTAATTCTTCACAACATGAAACATGCTTGTTTCCTTTTTCAATTCTGTTTTCTCTTCGGATGCTGCTGTGCGTGTTATTCCAGtgttttttgcttttattttggatttccagcatttgaaaaTTGATGAGGTAACAGTAATTATCCTGAAATGATGACTGCCAATGTATCCAgtatttcatttttcttttcaaAGGTCACCTTTCACATTGAGCCGTATGAAGGAAGAGAGCATACTTTCCACCGTAATCTGAAATACATCATTCAGAAGTAAGACTTTTACTCAATTTTAATTCAGTATTTACATCTGGAAAAAACAATgacttttttgttgccatttttgtaaatcaaaatcaaagttgagtttattgtcatatgtacatatttgcatttgcatacgTGACAATAAATGGTGCGATGGAAGACCTTGTTTGCGTGAGCAAGTGGCTTGtatggcagcacagtagtgtagcggttagcacagcAGTATTGTAGCGCCAGTAATCTGGGTCCATTTcctgcagctgtctgtaaggagtgtgtaacatCCGTCccgtgacagcatgggtttccccaggtgctctggttccctaccacagtccaaagatgtatgcgTGTAATTGGGACCGTTGGACCTGTTACCATGCTttatctctaaattaaattaaattataagctatacacaatttttacaagtaaACACTTTTAGACGAAATAAAACCAAACTGTTTAAATACAAAATGTTCATAGTGTTTgcaaactgtagtgattagggttttgccaaTTGGATCAATATCGAATGGTTGAAGGAAAATAGTTCTTCTTGAATCTGTTAGTGTGgtacttcagacttctgtacctgctACCTGATGGTGGCTTTGAAAAGATGCCATGGCACAGTGGTGTATGTTGTTGCAATCTTGAGACAGCATCTCCTGTAGATTTAAACCAGTGGTGGGGATGGATGTGTCTCTGTTTTATTAAGCAGACTTCAatcctctctgcagcctcttgtgttcttgcaaattgctgtatcaggccatggtgcaactagtcaggatactTACAACTTTGAAGTCCTTCATGCAAGACTGTTCAGAACATTTGCAGTTCAAGAAAATTACACACATTTTAATTGGACCTCACCTTTCTGCTGCAGGTGAGAGTCCCAGGTGTCCCCTGTTCCTCACATCACTTACATCTTGTTAGCATGTTTGATGAACCACCTGAGACACTGCCACGTTTTCCTCATGATTGCTTCTGTGCTGCTAGGTCATCGGAAAGTTAAcagccaggaacttaaagctgctgactctctcaACCTCTGATCCCACAGTAGATTGGCCTTTTCACtctccttcctcttcctgaaTTCAACAATCAGTGGTTTATTCTCTTGCTAtaataaaattaaacattttgTTATGGTGATCCATGTTTTCTTAGTTGCTTCTCTGGGTTTAGGGATAATCAGTCATAGTTGAGGGTATGGTTGATGACATGGAGTAGAGCTGGGATAAGTGATGAAAAACGCTAAAGAGAAAACTGATGTGAGAGACAGGGGACACCTGGGCCTCTCACCTGCGACAGACGTCAGACCGCTGAGGCCCCACAAACCTTAGCAGTCCAGTTAAAATGTGTGCAGGTTTCCTGTTCTGCATATGCGCTGAGCGGACTTGCACAAAGGGCTTCAAAGCATTTTATATGCAGTTTTGTGCCACTGTGCGTAGAACGCCACaaagcatagtacaggcccttcggcccacggtgttgtgctgacctatacATGAATCTTccctgcacatagtactccattTTTCTTGTGGTGACACCACTGGGAAGAGGATGTGAAAGGGGTGATTGGTTCAGGAGTCTGTTAGCAGCGGGGATAAAGCTGTTCTTCAGTCTTGCCATCCAagctttcaagctcctgtatcttctcctagAAGGCAGatgagagaaaagggaatggccagAGTGGCAGTCCTCACAGGCAATATTGTTAGCCATCCTGAAACAACACTACGTAAAGTTaagacataagatataggaacagaattaggcttcAAGTATGGTGCatcattcaatcacagctgtttttttttccaacccAATACCCCAggcttcctcctgtaaccctcaAGCTAGTTAGCAACAGAGCCAGTGGTGAATGGAGAGATGGGTATGCtgcattttatgtatttatttttatttagagatacagtacaaaaCAGGCCCAACGAGCTGTGTTGTCCAGCAACCTATCtgtttaatcctagcttaatcgcAGGAAGCTACTagcaagagaaggggcaaaggtggattaCTGGCACCATAAAACCAATCATTTCAGACAGATcaggctcgtcagccgtggttggcagctcatctaggagaaggaaaactctgacctcaaacccctgctgccttgcagctatgccCACTCATGAAGAAGGCTTCAGGTATAAACCCCCAATGGAAAATTCCAGAGCTGGGGGTTCTAAGGCAGTCCTAagctgagttcaacactgaccagCGATTCCTGTGTCGCCACTGGTACCAAactctatcggtctctgccatccCTTTGGATCCATCAGCtgcgtggggggtgggggggcaacaGTTTCCATAATGTACTGCCCTGGTTCACATACCTAGGCAGCTGGGCTGCAGTGTCCATGGTCAGCTCTGACTGATGGGGGCCGCCTCCTCTGGTTTGTGTAATGATTTGCCTGTTCTGTACACAGCTGGGACAacacatccatggtcgaccccgatcacagggcaatttataatgaccagttaacctactaaccatagaaacatagaaaacctacagcacaatacaggcccttcagacctcaaagttgtgccgaacatgtccctaccttagaaattactaggcttacccatagccctctatttttctaagctccatgtacatctttggactgtgtgacgAAACTAGAGCATCCGAAGGAAACCtgcgtggacacagagagaatgtacaaatcccGTACAGGCAGAGatggaattgaattccaaactctgaTGTTCTAAGCTGCAATAGCCTCATgataactgctacgctactgggGTATTCCTCCAAAAATGTATAACTTCACTGTTTGTCTCATTCTGAGACTTGTTCCTTTTGCCTCACTGAGTTGTACATCCTCAAATTTCATGTCATTAAAATCTAATGTAAACAGCAGAGGCCCTAATGTATTTCATTGACCCACCACACTTTACCTCCATTCTGGGGGGAAGAAAATCTGACCATGGGTACGCTGTTCTTCCTACCTTTTACCATGATCAAATGGAGGAGTATTCGATGGACCGAATGACCTTATTCCACTCCTGTCTCCTGTCATCCAGGGCTTGGTGGCAGCAGGGCAGGAATCCAGACATGTGCCAACCTCCCAACAGTGTTTAGATTCAGATTCGGattgatttgtcacatgtacagtccATTCAAACATACAAATGTGTCGTTTATGTTATCAACCAACGCACGCAAGCATGTGCTGGGAGCAGTCCTTTTCCCACCTTCGCTATCCACttactcatacacacagacctccAGGCCCTGACCCTGTACTCTGAGACTCGCAGACTTCAGGCCTGCAACTTCAGACTTCACTCAAGGACATGGGTTTGACCTTTGGATCTTGATGCCCAGACTCACATGGGCCGACTCCAACAGTTGGGGCTGTTGGGGCATGATCCCTAGTATCTCCTTCGCGTACTAGGGACTTGCTGCCCATACAGGCCTCTTACCCAGATCCAGAACTCACCAAACCTGGGGACTGCTGATCTTGTCAGTGCCTGCTGACCCTGTCTCTGAGATCGCAGATGTTCAACCATGGATCAATATCACCTGAACTTGAACTCCTGCCCAGACTCTTCGTTTACTGCTGTTAACCCTCCCTAAAGccaacctgacccctaactccccacACAGTCCCCAAAACCTTCCCTACGAACCTAAAAATAAACAACAGTCTGAGCCACAACGTTGGCAAGTTGCTCATTGGCGGAGAAACTGCAGGCGTGGACTTGGCGCGGATTGTGCTGCTGCCTGCAACAGAGGAGTCAGTCAGCCAAGGCGGTGTACAGTTGAACAGCGGGTGATCGTCTTATTCATTTGCTGGTGATTGcaaaaccctgttggacattgctaATATTGAAAACTACAAGTTTGATTCACTGTTTTGTTAGTACACAGCGGGGAAGCTGCATAACCTTGGTCCTAGCGAGGATAGGCCTCAGACCACGCTATCGCCTGCTTGCAGCTGCCCAGGACAAAATGTTGTAAGTGGTGTGGCACTGCGGCCATGCtagagtcagtgctgccctccggtgtttgctcagcagaagaaAGCCTGTATTGTGTTTAACTGTAGACTGTTGCAACATCCATAGACTCGGGGACTTGGACTatgttttgtgctgtgtgtgactgactgttggtactgtgtcaGCACCGTGGCCCTAGATTAACGCTATTTCATTTGGTTGCATTCATCGGTATTTATGTACTGTTGAAAGACAATCAAACTTGAAAGTGaacttagttttctttcttttcctttttacaggtATGGATCCCACCCTGCATTTTATAGACACAAAACTAACTCAGGAAAATCCCTTCCAATGTTCTACATTTATGATTCGTATATCACTAACCCAGGATCTTGGGCCAGCCTTTTCTCTGCTTCAGGATCGAGTTCAGTTCGAAACACTCAATACGACGCACTGTTCATTGCCCTTATTGTCGAAGAACAACACAAAAATGAAATTTTACAGGGTGGATTTGATGgcatgtatacatactttgcaACAAATGGATTCTCTCATGGTTCCTCTCATCAAAACTGGCAAGCGATAAAAGATTTCTGTGACAGCAATAACCTTATGTTTATCCCAAGTGTAGGACCTGGGTATATAGACACCAGCATTAGGGCTTGGAACAACCATAATACAAGAAACCGTGTCAATGGCAAATATTATGAGACTGCTTTAAGTACAGCCCTTCTAATTCGTCCAGAAATAATCACTATAACTTCATTTAATGAGTGGCATGAAGGAACTCAGATTGAGAAAGCTGTTCCCAAGAAGACAAGTCAAGTGGTTTATCTGGACTACCTGCCTCATAAGCCAGACATCTACCTGGAGATAACTCGgaaatgggcagaaaagtttcaCGAAGAGAAAGAACAGTGGCTGATGTGAATGTTTTCAATCTTGCTTTCATAAAGGAATAAAGTAATATTGATCTGTGCAATCAAGAACTAAGTTTTTTTTCAGGTGAGGGGAGGGTTTATAGTGGTGGGGGAATGGAAGTCATCGCTCAATCTTGTACTTTAATGGTGTCAGCCAAGGGTCAAAATTCAATGTTCAGTGACTAGATAAAATCATACTCGTACTGAGTTGAGGAAATGCTTGTATTCTTTATAGTATATTTCAGGATATTCCAGAGTGCATGACGTCCAAGTATCCCAAAATAGTGCTGTAGAAAATGTAGGAATTACTTGGATTATAGCAAGCTGATCCAAACAGCAATGTGGTAGTGACCAAGTAGTCTATTTTAGTAAATCTAGCAAGAGAAAACTAATAACCAGGATATTGCAGATAACTCTGCTTTTtaatcccattccaacatgttagttcatggccacctctactgctacaatgaggcaacattcaggttggaggagcaacaccttatattccatctgggtagctccaacctgatggcaataactttgatttcttgaacttcctgtaattgccttctccctccctcctgcccttcaccattccccattcctgttacCTTCTTTCacattatctccttacctgcccatcagctccATCTGGTGCtcttttcccttcccttccttccatgatcttctgtcctctcctatcagattctcccttcttcagccctttatctctttcacaaccaacctcccagctcttctccctccctccccctcttgcggtttcacctatcatctgccaacttgtacttcttcctcccctctccccaccttaagtgtgactccaccccccccccttcattttcagtcctgatgcagggtcttggcccgaaatgtcaactgtttactcctttccatagatgctgcttggtctactgagttcctccagcattttgtgtctgttactctggagttccaacatctgcagattttcctgtgtTCCTGCTATTTAATAGTTCCATGGGATGTTTTACAAAGATTCTATGACAGTGGATGGAAATTAGGGTACTTTTACAAAGCACTGTAAACTTATAAGTTTCTCCAATTGTGAAGTGGTAATGTAAAACTAGGTACAATCTAATGGATGTCAACAGCTTTGAGTTACCATTAATATACAATCTTAATTGAGTGTTTGCAAATTGAGGGCCATTGAGAGCAGGCTGCAGGCACCTTTGCCTGTTAATGGTGTCATAATGATGAGTAATCTCTCCTACTCAGCGCCCAGTTGCTCAGTACCCCAACACAATCCAAGTGTCCACTCTAGACCTCCCTGTACCATTTGATAATCGGTTCATACAACATGAGGATCATGACTTTGAGCTATTTGTAGGCGCTAACTATCAAATTACTTGAATTATGAACACTTAATTGTTGTGACACTGAATGCCTTTGGGGATGATTAGGCTATCAGTCACAGTTAATATTGGAGAATTTCACTATGTTTTCAGGGATGTAATGGGTTGGGGAAAGAAtcatttaattttgttttgttaCAATGCAGATAATGTCACAGTTTACTTGTGTTTCTTGTGGACAAGAATTTGAGAAAATGTTTATGTGGTTTCAGCTGGGCAATGGAAACCGCATCCCGCTTCCTTGCATTTCTTAAGATGTTTCTCAAACTTGTAAAACTACTGTATATTGGCATTATTTAAACTTACTGTACTCTACTGAGTGGCTAAAATATAGACTTATGATTGGGAGGGCTACTACATGTGAAATTAACACTTGAAATAATTTTTGTTGTTACTTTTTACCGTACCTGTggattttcttcatttatttgttgGTAAAGGATTGATTACTGTCAGATTGTAAACTGAAGGTTCAAGGTTTTGTTTGTTTAACGATGAATAAGGATATTTTCATTTTGTCTGTGAATTGAGGTAACTGTGTTCTAGCACACTAGCATACATAATTGTCTGAGGGTTTACTCTACTTTTCACAAGGCCCAGTTCTCTGCTTTGACAGTAAAAGCTGCAGTATGTAGTGGTTATATTTTACAATATAAATTCATTTAGTAACACTAAAGAAAAAATGGATTTTTTCTGTTAGTAGATAATCTTTTGTATTAACCTCAATGCCCACATACTGAATAAACCATCCTGAACATTTGGAATTATACCTCTACTAATGCATGCCAAAGGACAGCCTTCAATTGCACTTGGGTGGACTAGTTCAgtataattttgttttatttttctcccCCAAGTTTAATTTTGAAAACGTATTGACCAGAGTGGAAATTTCTGGTAATTTTCACCTGTAACCGCCAGATTCGATGGGCTGTGTTAATCTAGGAGAAGACAGTCGTCACCCCTGCCAAACTGATGAAATCTCATTTGTacggatgctgcgtgatgtgttcccaTTACAACTCAGTACCACGAAAGATCAGACGGTACACCAAATGCAATCAAACAGttgagctttataactcttaagtTAGTACagaaacaaagagaaaaaaggcccattttaatgaaacagtctgttGTGCACTTTGGAGCTCACGATTTTCCGTCCCATCGATTTCCTCCGAGTGTCATCAACTCCCAAACCCTCACTCCATCCTGCAGTCCACCAGCTCGCTCCTGTCATGTCTTCTTTCTTCATCTGTCCCCGACAAAGGACTGCGAATacctcctctcagacacacaaaAGAAACAAAACACGCCTCTCATTGGgtggcacacattccaaagccctcaTTATCTcaagtcataacccaaacagtgCTGCTACGGAGAAACCATatcattagcagtgaaacctcacagagcattacacacccttcccccttccctcttcagttccccactctgactcccttacctcttctcttcgcacttgcctatcaccttcccctgttggtctctctcctttctcccatggtccactgtcctcttttATCAGATCCCTGCTCCTCCTGCCCTTTACCTTCCATCTgttacctcccagtttcttacttgccccacctatcaccttctagcttgtattccTTTCTCTCCcttcattttattctggcatcttttcccttcctttccagtcctgatgaagggtctcggcctgaaacatcgactgttaggtgctgcctgacctgctgagttcctccagcattttgagtgtgttgctctggaaacGTACTGATCATATTTTGTATTGATGGTTAACATTGAAAGCTTGTGAAATTCCAGCTTATGCTTAACTTTACATGACTGTATCGTCTGGTATTCCAGTCTTTATAGATGTTCTTGCGGGTTTTAATTATGAAGAAAGGCTCGTGTATGGGTAGTAAATGTAGTGGAGCTTCAAATATTTTAACACAAGCAAGCACACTTTATCATAAATTATTTCATTTCTATACCATTACTTACAATCCAAGTTTTTGTTGGATGAAATATTGCTAAAGATGTCAGATGTATGTTATGTAAAGAAAAAATGTTTATTGTCACGGTATGTGTCAAAGGGGTAAATGCCTTGGGCTCTAGCTCGATAAATCAATCAAAGATTTTCAGAGTGCATCTAAATCTCAGATTTAACACTTCAGTCATACTTGTCACCCCTATCATGTAAATACATTTATAGACTGAACTCCTACTTCTATAATATAAAACCAATCAAAAGATTGTAAAATTTTGTGCTATGTTTATGGTGCATGAACCTTTAAAATTCAAAAAATAAAGTTTAATACCACTACAATTTGATCTTtgttattatttacctgcacatGAAGAACTAAGTGTTCAATGTATTAATGCTTTTGAAAAATGTTGTGTGGGATTTATTGTCATGAGGTTTTTTTTGATAACAAAGCCTTTGTATCAATTATTcctgtagtgcaaaaatagtgagctggtgttcatgggttctttttctgttcagaaatctgatggtaatggggaagaagctgatcttaaaatgttgagtatgtgtcttcaagctcctgtacctcctctctgatggtagtattaagaagagggcatgtcctggtgagTGGATGTCTTTAACAGTGTCAcccatacagatcaatttattacacagtgcattgacatggtacaaggtgaaacaataacagaattgACACGGCTTCACACGTTTGTATTTTCTGCATGAtggaagaatgcagagtaaagtacAGCTGCAgtgagtgcagtgcaggcagacagtgagTGTAAAGTCAAGCGAGGTGCAtagaacacacgcaaaatgctggaggaacgcagcagccCAGACAGCATCTGAAGAAGAGTATAGTCAATGCCTGGGGCCAAGAGaagtgaggtcaagaatccattttaTGATATAAAGAAATCATTCAGTAGTCTTCCAATGACAGGAT encodes the following:
- the LOC140194165 gene encoding glycoprotein endo-alpha-1,2-mannosidase-like, producing the protein MARFRRKMWITLLLFLLFVFGVMMGLKALRPEGAGFIDGVGLELLPQIRHRAAVNNRKANTPSTERSAESGPLPGNSNMDGRQRATRSPMSDEKRDQLPAVNYDLHAFYYSWYGNQQIDGKYIHWNHPLVPHWDPKIASSYPKGRHNPPDDISSNFYPELGPYSSRDPAVLDEHMRQFRAAAIGVLALSWYPPGLSDDNGEPTDDLVPAILEAAHKYQLKVTFHIEPYEGREHTFHRNLKYIIQKYGSHPAFYRHKTNSGKSLPMFYIYDSYITNPGSWASLFSASGSSSVRNTQYDALFIALIVEEQHKNEILQGGFDGMYTYFATNGFSHGSSHQNWQAIKDFCDSNNLMFIPSVGPGYIDTSIRAWNNHNTRNRVNGKYYETALSTALLIRPEIITITSFNEWHEGTQIEKAVPKKTSQVVYLDYLPHKPDIYLEITRKWAEKFHEEKEQWLM